In Procambarus clarkii isolate CNS0578487 chromosome 6, FALCON_Pclarkii_2.0, whole genome shotgun sequence, one DNA window encodes the following:
- the LOC138355668 gene encoding coiled-coil domain-containing protein 8-like produces the protein MHDGLHVIHLELQAISLQLQAISLQLQAAISLQLQAAISLQLQAAISLQLQATISLQLQAAISLQLQAAISLQLQAAISLQLQAAISLQLQAAISLQLQAAISLQLQAAISLQLQAAISLQLQAAISLQLQAAISLQLQAAISLQLQAAISLQLQAAISLQLQAAISLQLQAAISLQLQAAISLQLQAAISLQLQARSLELQTINLELQDINLELQAISLELQAMSLELQDINLELQAISLELQAMSLELQAMSLELQDINLELQAISLELQAMSLELQAMSLELQDINLELQAILPQLLNA, from the exons ATGCACGATGGA TTACATGTCATTCATCTTGAGTTACAAGCTATCAGCCTTCAGTTACAAGCTATCAGCCTTCAGTTACAAGCTGCTATCAGCCTTCAGTTACAAGCTGCTATCAGCCTTCAGTTACAAGCTGCTATCAGCCTTCAGTTACAAGCTACTATCAGCCTTCAGTTACAAGCTGCTATCAGCCTTCAGTTACAAGCTGCTATCAGCCTTCAGTTACAAGCTGCTATCAGCCTTCAGTTACAAGCTGCTATCAGCCTTCAGTTACAAGCTGCTATCAGCCTTCAGTTACAAGCTGCTATCAGCCTTCAGTTACAAGCTGCTATCAGCCTTCAGTTACAAGCTGCTATCAGCCTTCAGTTACAAGCTGCTATCAGCCTTCAGTTACAAGCTGCTATCAGCCTTCAGTTACAAGCTGCTATCAGCCTTCAGTTACAAGCTGCTATCAGCCTTCAGTTACAAGCTGCTATCAGCCTTCAGTTACAAGCTGCTATCAGCCTTCAGTTACAAGCTGCTATCAGCCTTCAGTTACAAGCTGCTATCAGCCTTCAGTTACAAGCTGCTATCAGCCTTCAGTTACAAGCAAGGAGTCTTGAGTTACAAACTATCAACCTTGAGTTACAAGATATCAACCTTGAGTTACAAGCTATCAGCCTTGAGTTACAAGCAATGAGCCTTGAGTTACAAGATATCAACCTTGAGTTACAAGCTATCAGCCTTGAGTTACAAGCAATGAGCCTTGAGTTACAAGCAATGAGCCTTGAGTTACAAGATATCAACCTTGAGTTACAAGCTATCAGCCTTGAGTTACAAGCAATGAGCCTTGAGTTACAAGCAATGAGCCTTGAGTTACAAGATATCAACCTTGAGTTACAAGCTATCCTTCCTCAGTTATTAAATGCTTAA